The Ornithorhynchus anatinus isolate Pmale09 chromosome 1, mOrnAna1.pri.v4, whole genome shotgun sequence genome includes a window with the following:
- the LOC100083360 gene encoding corticotropin-releasing factor-binding protein: MPSPCQLGCPFLLLLLVLAALRGEGRSLQLRATAGGSGQDLSAGGRLYQRSLRCIDMLSVEGQFTLSAGEPQMNCATFFISKPQELITIHFDLIKIDCRAGDILKVFDGWILKGEKFPSAEDHPLPMSERYIDFCESNVSRSIRSSQNVAMIFFRIHKPGNGFTVSIKKNLSLFPCNVISQTPSGRFTLVIPHQRRNCSFSIIYPVVIKITNFTLGHFNDLQQKSPSEGCGRAGDFVELLGGTGLASSKMMSVADLCHPFHGPVQMKISCDNVVVRMVSSGKHVNRVTFEYHQLEPNDLETQQENSTKEYCFPGI; the protein is encoded by the exons atgCCGTCGCCTTGCCAACTTGGGTGCCccttcttgctgctgctgctggtcttGGCCGCGCTGCGGGGGGAGGGACGCTCCCTGCAG cTGCGGGCGACAGCGGGAGGCTCGGGGCAGGACCTGTCTGCGGGCGGCCGCCTCTACCAACGATCGCTGC GATGCATCGACATGCTGAGCGTCGAGGGCCAGTTCACCTTAAGCGCAGGGGAGCCTCAGATGAACTGCGCCACCTTCTTCATCTCCAAGCCCCAAGAGCTCATCACCATCCActtcgacctgatcaaaatcgaCTGCCGGGCTGGGGACATCCTGAAG GTGTTTGATGGCTGGATTCTCAAAGGGGAGAAATTCCCTAGTGCCGAGGACCACCCTCTCCCAATGTCTGAGCGCTACATTGATTTCTGTGAAAGCAACGTCAGTAGGAGCATCAGGTCTTCCCAGAATGTGGCGATGATCTTCTTCAGGATCCACAAACCAGGAAATGGTTTTACTGTCTCCATAAAGAAAAACCTGAGCCTCTTCC CCTGCAACGTCATCTCTCAAACCCCCAGTGGAAGGTTCACCCTGGTCATACCTCACCAGCGCCGAAACTGCAGCTTCTCCATCATTTATCCTGTAGTTATAAAAATAACCAATTTCACCTTGGGCCATTTCAATGACCTTCAGCAAAAG AGTCcttcagaagggtgtgggagggcTGGAGATTTCGTGGAGCTGCTGGGTGGGACTGGATTGGCCTCTTCGAAGATGATGTCTGTAGCTGACCTGTGCCACCCCTTTCACGGGCCAG TCCAAATGAAGATCAGCTGTGACAACGTGGTCGTGAGGATGGTCTCTAGTGGGAAACATGTCAATCGGGTGACATTTGAGTATCACCAGCTGGAGCCGAATGACCTGGAAACACAACAGGAGAACAGTACTAAGGAATATTGTTTTCCTGGTATTTGA